In Streptomyces sp. NBC_00335, a single genomic region encodes these proteins:
- a CDS encoding class II aldolase/adducin family protein gives MSVTETDRPAYLADTHTGLPIPGEPVFATHEETRRHRKQRLAAALRLFGKYGFGEGISGHISVRDPEHEDRFWVNPFGVSFNLVRVGDLICVDSAGNVVEGKHRVNPSAFVIHSAIHEMQPGATAAAHGHTAHSRALGALGRLLDPIDQESSAFYNRQVLYEEYEGPSVSAELGRDIAEKLGDNRAILLRHHGLITVGGSLDEAVHWFFTYDSCAQVQLLARAAGTPKSFTHEQAVAAGDGFGDEQLGWFSFQLLWDEIVREQPDFLEED, from the coding sequence ATGAGCGTCACCGAGACCGACCGGCCCGCCTACCTGGCGGACACGCACACCGGCCTGCCGATCCCCGGCGAGCCGGTCTTCGCCACCCACGAGGAGACGCGCCGCCACCGCAAGCAGCGGCTCGCCGCCGCGCTGCGGCTCTTCGGCAAGTACGGCTTCGGTGAAGGCATCTCGGGCCACATCTCGGTCCGCGACCCGGAGCACGAGGACCGGTTCTGGGTGAACCCCTTCGGCGTCTCCTTCAACCTGGTCCGCGTCGGCGACCTCATCTGCGTCGACTCCGCGGGCAACGTGGTGGAGGGCAAGCACCGGGTCAACCCCAGTGCCTTCGTCATCCACTCGGCCATCCACGAGATGCAGCCGGGCGCCACGGCGGCCGCCCACGGCCACACCGCGCACTCCCGCGCGCTGGGCGCCCTGGGCCGCCTGCTGGACCCCATCGACCAGGAGTCCTCCGCCTTCTACAACCGCCAGGTCCTCTACGAGGAGTACGAGGGCCCCTCGGTCTCCGCCGAACTCGGCCGCGACATCGCGGAGAAGCTCGGCGACAACCGCGCGATCCTCCTGCGCCACCACGGCCTGATAACCGTCGGCGGATCGCTCGACGAAGCCGTGCACTGGTTCTTCACCTACGACAGCTGCGCCCAGGTGCAGCTGCTCGCCCGGGCGGCGGGCACGCCCAAGAGCTTCACCCACGAACAGGCCGTCGCCGCTGGGGACGGCTTCGGCGACGAGCAGCTGGGCTGGTTCAGCTTCCAGCTCCTCTGGGACGAGATCGTCCGCGAGCAGCCCGACTTCCTCGAAGAGGACTAG
- a CDS encoding class II 3-deoxy-7-phosphoheptulonate synthase: MTLATHATAVDSWRLLPAAQQPSYPDPVALRSALDDLASYPPLVFAGECDRLRDRLADVARGEAFVLQGGDCAETFDAVSSDQVRDKVRTLLQMAAVLTYASSVPVVKIGRIAGQYSKPRSKPTEIQGGVELPVYRGDSVNGLAFTPESRTPDPERLKRMYQSSAATLNLVRAFTTGGYADLRQVHEWNRDFVAASPVGERYERLAGDIDDALTFLAACGADPAAVHSSEIFASHEALLLDYEAALTRVDARTGRLYDVSGHMIWIGERTRQLDGAHVEFASSVQNPIGVKLGPTTSADEALRLIDKLDPQREPGRLTFITRMGARNVREILPELIGKVTAEGARPAWICDPMHGNTFEAPSGHKTRHFDDVLDEVTGFFEVHRTLGTHPGGIHIELTGDDVTECVGGGAEVRLADLGQRYESACDPRLNREQSLDLAFRVAELYRDRQAVAAARREAVPAAA; the protein is encoded by the coding sequence ATGACCCTCGCCACGCACGCCACGGCCGTCGACTCCTGGCGGCTGCTGCCCGCCGCCCAGCAGCCGTCCTACCCCGACCCGGTCGCCCTGCGCTCCGCGCTCGACGACCTCGCCTCCTACCCGCCCCTGGTCTTCGCCGGCGAGTGCGACCGGCTGCGCGACCGGCTCGCCGACGTCGCCCGGGGCGAGGCCTTCGTCCTCCAGGGCGGGGACTGCGCCGAGACCTTCGACGCCGTCAGCTCCGACCAGGTCCGCGACAAGGTCCGCACCCTGCTCCAGATGGCCGCCGTCCTCACCTACGCGAGCTCCGTACCCGTGGTGAAGATCGGCCGGATCGCCGGGCAGTACTCCAAGCCGCGCTCCAAGCCCACCGAGATCCAGGGCGGTGTGGAACTGCCGGTCTACCGCGGAGACTCCGTCAACGGCCTCGCCTTCACTCCCGAGTCCCGCACCCCGGACCCCGAGCGGCTCAAGCGGATGTACCAGTCCTCCGCCGCCACCCTGAACCTCGTACGGGCCTTCACCACCGGCGGCTACGCCGACCTGCGCCAGGTCCACGAGTGGAACCGCGACTTCGTCGCCGCCTCCCCGGTCGGAGAGCGCTACGAGCGCCTCGCCGGGGACATCGACGACGCCCTGACCTTCCTCGCCGCCTGCGGCGCCGACCCGGCCGCCGTCCACTCCTCCGAGATCTTCGCCAGCCACGAGGCACTGCTCCTGGACTACGAGGCCGCGCTCACCCGCGTCGACGCCCGTACCGGCCGGCTCTACGACGTCTCCGGCCACATGATCTGGATCGGTGAGCGCACCCGTCAACTGGACGGCGCCCACGTCGAGTTCGCCTCCAGCGTGCAGAACCCCATCGGCGTCAAGCTCGGCCCCACGACCTCCGCCGACGAGGCCCTGCGCCTCATCGACAAGCTGGACCCGCAGCGCGAGCCCGGCCGCCTCACCTTCATCACCCGGATGGGCGCCCGCAACGTCCGCGAGATCCTCCCCGAGCTCATCGGCAAGGTCACCGCCGAGGGCGCGCGCCCCGCGTGGATCTGCGACCCGATGCACGGCAACACCTTCGAGGCGCCCAGCGGCCACAAGACCCGCCACTTCGACGACGTGCTCGACGAGGTCACCGGCTTCTTCGAGGTCCACCGCACGCTCGGCACCCACCCCGGCGGCATCCACATCGAGCTGACCGGCGACGACGTCACCGAATGCGTCGGAGGCGGCGCCGAGGTCCGGCTCGCCGACCTCGGGCAGCGCTACGAGTCCGCGTGCGACCCGCGCCTGAACCGCGAGCAGTCGCTCGACCTGGCCTTCCGGGTCGCCGAGCTGTACCGCGACCGGCAGGCGGTCGCCGCTGCCCGCCGCGAAGCCGTACCGGCCGCCGCCTGA
- the aroH gene encoding chorismate mutase: MSVRALRGAIQLEVDERGHLLDGVRTLFQEMLAANGLDQEELVSLFFTATPDLVSEFPAVAARDLGVTDVPMMCAQELDIAGSLPRVVRILAYAETELSKREIKHVYLGGAAALRRDLVTAGDTR; the protein is encoded by the coding sequence ATGTCCGTGCGTGCCCTGCGCGGTGCCATCCAGCTGGAAGTCGACGAGCGGGGCCACCTGCTGGACGGGGTCCGAACGCTGTTCCAGGAGATGCTCGCCGCCAACGGGCTCGACCAGGAGGAGCTGGTCAGCCTGTTCTTCACGGCGACCCCGGACCTGGTCAGCGAGTTCCCGGCGGTCGCCGCCCGCGATCTGGGCGTGACCGACGTGCCGATGATGTGCGCGCAGGAACTGGACATCGCCGGGTCCCTGCCCCGGGTCGTGCGGATCCTCGCGTACGCCGAGACGGAGCTGTCCAAGCGCGAGATCAAGCACGTCTACCTGGGCGGTGCGGCCGCCCTGCGCCGGGACCTGGTCACCGCCGGAGATACCAGATGA
- a CDS encoding flavin reductase family protein — MNHDLRDVMRSFATGVCVVSTYTDQDGVRTHNAITVNSLTSVSLEPPLVSLSFRHDSEFFAELLRTGVVGISILGAEGESTARAFARRRPERDQALTEVAGAPGEATGTLLFDAAAWMECSLRDHVVAGDHVMVIGEVVAMGARETQTPLIFLQGGFHRFELEQV; from the coding sequence ATGAACCACGACCTGCGCGATGTGATGCGTTCCTTCGCCACCGGGGTCTGCGTCGTCAGCACCTACACCGACCAGGACGGCGTGCGCACCCACAACGCGATCACCGTCAACTCGCTCACCTCCGTCTCCCTGGAACCGCCGCTGGTGTCCCTGAGCTTCCGTCACGACTCGGAGTTCTTCGCCGAGCTGCTGCGGACCGGCGTCGTCGGGATCTCGATCCTCGGCGCCGAGGGCGAGTCCACCGCCCGCGCGTTCGCGCGCCGGCGGCCCGAGCGCGACCAGGCGCTGACCGAGGTGGCCGGAGCGCCGGGCGAGGCCACCGGGACGCTCCTGTTCGACGCGGCGGCCTGGATGGAGTGCAGCCTGCGCGACCACGTGGTGGCGGGTGACCACGTGATGGTCATCGGCGAAGTCGTCGCCATGGGTGCCCGCGAGACCCAGACCCCCCTGATCTTCCTTCAGGGCGGATTCCACAGATTCGAACTGGAACAGGTGTGA
- a CDS encoding prephenate dehydrogenase, with product MRSAAVVGTGLIGTSIALALSRRGVAVHLIDENDSAARTAASLGAGTLGAPKNTVDLAVLAVPPAQVGAVLAVQQRLGLARSYTDVASVKTEPEIGVLAAGADPVSFIGGHPMAGRERSGPLAACATLFEGRSWVLTPTAHTSRDALNMALMMVSLCGAVPVVMDSDVHDRAVARVSHTPHVVASLMAARLQHLPEDACRLAGQGLRDVTRIAGGDPRLWSDILESNATAVADVLTELAEDLQVTVSALRGLATDDADERAQGTTLLADLLGRGLSGRDRIPGKHGHPVPACAPVRVLIGDQPGELARLLANAAEIGVNIEDMTIDHSPGDESGLVELMVARGTAVTVSQGLMSAGWRVQRMGPIEAPPVAVGV from the coding sequence ATCCGCTCCGCCGCGGTGGTGGGTACGGGCCTCATCGGAACCTCCATCGCCCTGGCCCTGTCCCGCCGCGGGGTGGCCGTCCACCTCATCGACGAGAACGACTCGGCCGCCCGCACCGCCGCCTCGCTCGGCGCCGGCACCCTCGGCGCCCCGAAGAACACCGTGGACCTGGCCGTACTGGCCGTCCCGCCGGCCCAGGTCGGTGCCGTCCTCGCCGTCCAGCAGAGGCTGGGCCTGGCCCGCTCGTACACCGACGTCGCCAGCGTCAAGACCGAGCCGGAGATCGGGGTCCTCGCCGCGGGCGCCGATCCCGTCAGCTTCATCGGCGGACATCCCATGGCCGGCCGGGAGCGCTCCGGCCCGCTCGCCGCCTGCGCCACCCTCTTCGAGGGCCGTTCCTGGGTGCTGACCCCCACGGCCCACACCAGCCGCGACGCGCTCAACATGGCGCTCATGATGGTCTCGCTGTGCGGGGCGGTGCCCGTCGTCATGGACAGCGACGTCCACGACCGGGCCGTGGCCCGCGTCTCCCACACCCCGCACGTGGTGGCCTCGCTGATGGCCGCCCGCCTCCAGCACCTCCCGGAGGACGCCTGCCGGCTCGCCGGGCAGGGTCTGCGCGACGTGACCCGGATCGCCGGGGGAGACCCCCGGCTGTGGAGCGACATCCTGGAGTCCAACGCCACCGCCGTCGCCGACGTGCTGACCGAACTCGCCGAGGACCTCCAGGTCACCGTGTCCGCCCTGCGGGGCCTGGCCACCGACGACGCCGACGAACGCGCCCAGGGCACCACGCTCCTGGCCGACCTCCTCGGCCGCGGCCTCAGCGGCCGCGACCGCATCCCCGGCAAGCACGGACATCCGGTACCCGCCTGCGCGCCGGTCCGGGTCCTGATCGGGGACCAGCCCGGCGAACTCGCCCGGCTCCTCGCGAACGCCGCCGAAATCGGCGTCAACATCGAGGACATGACCATCGACCACTCGCCCGGCGACGAGAGCGGCCTGGTCGAGCTGATGGTCGCCCGCGGGACCGCGGTGACCGTGTCCCAGGGCCTGATGAGCGCGGGCTGGCGGGTCCAGCGGATGGGGCCGATCGAGGCTCCGCCGGTGGCCGTCGGAGTCTGA
- the aroC gene encoding chorismate synthase, whose protein sequence is MSTLRWLTAGESHGPALTAVLEGLPAGVEISTKAVADSLARRRLGHGRGARMAFERDEVTFLGGVRHGLTQGGPVSIQVGNTEWPKWQTVMAADGVDPEVLAGRARNAPLSRPRPGHADLAGMQKYGFDDARPVLERASARETAARVAVGEVARAFLQQAYGITIVSHVVSLGAAAAPDGVVPGPEDTERVDADPVRCLDPEASAAMVAEVDRAHENGDTLGGVVEVLAYGLPPGLGSYVHGDRRIDSRLAAALMGIQAIKGVEFGDGFGLAKVPGSLAHDEIERDEEGAVRRRTARSGGVEGGMTTGEPLRVRAAMKPIATVPRALATIDVATGEPAVAHHQRSDVCAVPAAAVVAEAMTALVLAHAALEKFGGDSLAETARNHRGYLENLAVR, encoded by the coding sequence TTGAGTACTTTGCGATGGCTCACCGCGGGCGAATCGCACGGCCCCGCGCTCACCGCCGTCCTCGAAGGCCTGCCCGCCGGGGTGGAGATCTCCACCAAGGCGGTCGCCGACTCCCTCGCCCGACGCCGCCTCGGCCACGGCCGGGGCGCCCGGATGGCCTTCGAGCGGGACGAGGTGACCTTCCTCGGCGGCGTCCGCCACGGCCTCACCCAGGGCGGACCCGTGTCGATCCAGGTCGGCAACACCGAATGGCCCAAGTGGCAGACGGTGATGGCCGCCGACGGCGTCGACCCGGAGGTGCTGGCCGGCCGGGCGCGCAACGCCCCGCTCTCGCGCCCCCGCCCGGGCCACGCCGACCTCGCCGGGATGCAGAAGTACGGCTTCGACGACGCCCGGCCGGTACTGGAGCGGGCCAGCGCCCGCGAGACCGCCGCCCGCGTCGCCGTCGGCGAGGTCGCCCGGGCCTTCCTCCAGCAGGCGTACGGGATCACGATCGTCAGCCACGTCGTCTCGCTCGGCGCGGCCGCCGCCCCCGACGGCGTGGTGCCGGGGCCCGAGGACACCGAGCGCGTGGATGCCGACCCGGTGCGCTGCCTGGACCCGGAGGCCTCCGCCGCGATGGTCGCCGAGGTCGACCGGGCCCACGAGAACGGCGACACCCTCGGCGGAGTCGTCGAGGTGCTCGCGTACGGACTTCCGCCGGGCCTGGGCAGCTACGTCCACGGCGACCGGCGCATCGACTCCCGGCTCGCGGCCGCCCTCATGGGCATCCAGGCCATCAAGGGCGTCGAGTTCGGCGACGGCTTCGGCCTCGCCAAGGTCCCCGGCTCCCTCGCCCACGACGAGATCGAGCGGGACGAGGAGGGGGCCGTCCGCCGCCGCACCGCCCGCTCCGGCGGGGTCGAGGGCGGCATGACCACCGGCGAACCCCTGCGGGTGCGCGCCGCCATGAAGCCCATCGCCACCGTGCCGCGCGCCCTGGCCACCATCGACGTCGCCACCGGCGAACCCGCCGTCGCCCACCACCAGCGCTCCGACGTCTGCGCGGTGCCCGCCGCGGCCGTCGTGGCCGAGGCGATGACGGCGCTGGTCCTCGCGCACGCCGCACTGGAGAAGTTCGGCGGGGACTCCCTCGCCGAGACCGCCCGCAACCACCGGGGCTACCTCGAGAACCTGGCCGTCCGGTGA
- a CDS encoding multidrug effflux MFS transporter: protein MTSSATPKSAGIVRFAIILGALTALGPLANDAYMPGLPQIAEDLNTSASAAQLSLTACLLGLGIGQLIAGPVSDALGRRRPLIAGLALFAVTALLCAFAPNIWTLVGLRALQGLGGATGIVIASAVVRDRHTGPAAARFFAMLMLITGIAPILAPILGGQLMLVTSWKGIFIALAVIGALMLFGVAGALPETHPAERRVRGGLKATGPIFRRLLSDRVFVGYNLACGFAFAAMFAYISGSTFVLQSIHGMSPQGYSVVFGVNALGLVIAAQVSGRIVHKTGPRALLATGLALSAVGGLALLAVVLTDAGLAPLLVALFLVVSSVGLVLPNSFALALQDHGDVAGSAAALLGLSQHLIGAAVVPLVGLAGEDSAVPMGIVIAVLGVGGLLFFGLTKGHQAAGEEAGAPAPGEQEPSARTTQVHEPA, encoded by the coding sequence ATGACTTCATCCGCCACACCGAAGAGCGCCGGCATCGTCCGGTTCGCCATCATCCTCGGTGCACTCACCGCTCTCGGCCCCCTGGCCAACGACGCCTACATGCCGGGCCTCCCGCAGATCGCCGAGGACCTGAACACCAGCGCCTCGGCGGCCCAGCTCAGCCTCACCGCCTGCCTGCTCGGCCTCGGCATCGGCCAGCTCATCGCCGGGCCCGTCAGTGACGCGCTCGGCCGCCGCCGTCCGCTCATCGCGGGCCTTGCGCTGTTCGCCGTCACCGCCCTGCTGTGCGCCTTCGCCCCCAACATCTGGACGCTGGTCGGGCTGCGCGCCCTCCAGGGCCTCGGCGGCGCCACCGGCATCGTCATCGCCTCCGCGGTCGTGCGCGACCGGCACACCGGGCCCGCCGCGGCCCGGTTCTTCGCGATGCTGATGCTCATCACCGGCATCGCGCCGATCCTGGCCCCGATCCTCGGCGGCCAGCTGATGCTCGTCACCTCGTGGAAGGGCATCTTCATCGCCCTCGCGGTCATCGGCGCCCTGATGCTCTTCGGGGTCGCCGGCGCACTGCCCGAGACGCACCCCGCCGAACGGCGCGTGCGCGGCGGCCTCAAGGCCACCGGCCCGATCTTCCGCCGGCTGCTGTCCGACCGCGTGTTCGTCGGCTACAACCTGGCCTGCGGCTTCGCCTTCGCCGCGATGTTCGCGTACATCTCCGGCTCGACCTTCGTGCTCCAGTCCATCCACGGGATGTCCCCGCAGGGCTACAGCGTCGTCTTCGGCGTCAACGCCCTCGGCCTGGTCATCGCCGCGCAGGTCAGCGGCCGCATCGTGCACAAGACCGGCCCGCGCGCCCTGCTCGCCACCGGTCTGGCGCTCTCCGCGGTCGGCGGCCTCGCGCTGCTCGCCGTCGTCCTCACCGACGCCGGTCTGGCCCCGCTGCTCGTCGCGCTCTTCCTGGTCGTCTCCAGCGTCGGCCTGGTCCTGCCGAACTCCTTCGCGCTGGCCCTCCAGGACCACGGTGACGTGGCCGGTTCGGCCGCCGCGCTGCTGGGACTGTCCCAGCACCTGATCGGCGCGGCCGTGGTCCCGCTCGTCGGCCTCGCCGGCGAGGACAGCGCGGTGCCGATGGGCATCGTCATCGCCGTCCTCGGCGTCGGCGGTCTGCTCTTCTTCGGCCTCACCAAGGGCCACCAGGCCGCCGGCGAGGAAGCCGGCGCCCCGGCGCCCGGCGAGCAGGAGCCCTCGGCCCGGACCACCCAGGTCCACGAGCCGGCCTAG
- a CDS encoding 4-hydroxyphenylacetate 3-hydroxylase family protein — MGQVPITDQSADEAPNDLMTGDSYLESLRDGRQVFVDGELVKDVTTHPAFANAARSTAHLYDALHHPDTKDLMTTVDRYTGYRVHRFFTPAHSPEDLMKARDAIEHWARLSYGFMNRTPDYKASFMAGLAVTHDFYEPFGDNARAWYEKYARQGLSISHAIVNPPVDRNKPAHEIRDVYLKVVEERGDGIVVEGAKLMATASALSNVAFVGQIHLANLEAGKAEDMALAFMAPLNTPGMKVVCRTSYEGKATSPFDNPLSSRFDENDAVLVFDKAFIPWENVLIYRDTEKIHQYFPRSGLLSRGFFQGAIRMSVKLEFMAGILDKGTRINGTDGFRGVQAGLGELLAWRHQTWAVTSAMALDPEAGPAGTVLPRMDYSAGYRALAPLSWERTHRFFEEHLAGALLMTPSSAKDLQNPELRPLLDRYYRGTGATAEERTKLFKLAWDAIGTEFGARHELYELNYAGGPDQVRLDTLNWSRGAGLLDNYGDLVQRAMDDYDLDGWTRGRWAQEN; from the coding sequence ATGGGTCAGGTCCCGATAACGGATCAGTCGGCCGACGAGGCTCCGAACGACCTCATGACGGGCGACTCCTACCTGGAGAGCCTGCGTGACGGCCGCCAGGTCTTCGTGGACGGTGAGCTCGTCAAGGACGTGACGACGCACCCGGCCTTCGCCAACGCCGCGAGGTCGACCGCGCACCTCTACGACGCGCTCCACCACCCCGACACCAAGGACCTGATGACGACGGTCGACCGGTACACGGGGTACCGCGTCCACCGCTTCTTCACCCCGGCGCACTCGCCCGAGGACCTCATGAAGGCCCGTGACGCCATCGAGCACTGGGCCCGCCTGAGCTACGGCTTCATGAACCGCACGCCCGACTACAAGGCGTCGTTCATGGCCGGCCTGGCCGTCACCCACGACTTCTACGAGCCCTTCGGCGACAACGCCCGCGCCTGGTACGAGAAGTACGCCCGTCAGGGCCTGTCGATCAGCCACGCGATCGTCAACCCGCCCGTCGACCGCAACAAGCCGGCGCACGAGATCCGCGACGTCTACCTCAAGGTCGTCGAGGAGCGCGGGGACGGCATCGTCGTCGAGGGCGCCAAGCTCATGGCCACCGCCTCGGCGCTGAGCAACGTCGCCTTCGTCGGTCAGATCCACCTGGCCAACCTGGAAGCCGGCAAGGCCGAGGACATGGCGCTGGCCTTCATGGCCCCGCTGAACACCCCCGGCATGAAGGTCGTCTGCCGCACCTCCTACGAGGGCAAGGCCACCAGCCCGTTCGACAACCCGCTCTCCAGCCGGTTCGACGAGAACGACGCGGTGCTGGTCTTCGACAAGGCCTTCATCCCGTGGGAGAACGTCCTGATCTACCGGGACACCGAGAAGATCCACCAGTACTTCCCGCGCTCCGGCCTGCTCTCCCGCGGCTTCTTCCAGGGCGCGATCCGCATGTCGGTCAAGCTGGAGTTCATGGCGGGCATCCTCGACAAGGGCACCCGCATCAACGGCACGGACGGCTTCCGCGGCGTCCAGGCCGGCCTCGGCGAGCTGCTCGCCTGGCGCCACCAGACCTGGGCCGTCACCAGCGCCATGGCCCTGGACCCGGAGGCCGGCCCGGCCGGCACCGTACTGCCGCGCATGGACTACTCGGCCGGCTACCGGGCGCTCGCCCCGCTCAGCTGGGAGCGCACGCACCGCTTCTTCGAGGAGCACCTCGCGGGCGCGCTGCTGATGACCCCCTCCAGCGCCAAGGACCTGCAGAACCCGGAGCTGCGTCCGCTGCTCGACCGCTACTACCGCGGCACCGGCGCCACCGCCGAGGAGCGCACCAAGCTCTTCAAGCTGGCCTGGGACGCGATCGGCACCGAGTTCGGCGCCCGCCACGAGCTGTACGAGCTCAACTACGCCGGCGGTCCCGACCAGGTGCGCCTCGACACCCTGAACTGGTCGCGCGGAGCCGGTCTGCTCGACAACTACGGCGACCTCGTCCAGAGGGCCATGGACGACTACGACCTCGACGGCTGGACCCGCGGCCGCTGGGCCCAGGAGAACTGA
- a CDS encoding FAD/NAD(P)-binding protein — protein MSRGFSIGIVGGGAAAVCLIDALSRTQSEPGSLTVFEPSPHLWRGRAYQVDTETLKVNATPDDMSVRAGDLQHFENWLETRDKVIGVRTGVDRWSGSRFAPRTVYGEYLEQTAYAALGELRRQGWRVDLVGEGVTSASRAANRVLLRTGNGRARAFDYAILCVGGDSPKDVYGLGSTPGFVGDPYPIVNKLADVGEREHVAIIGSGLTAIDIILSLAAQGHQGKISLLSRRGVLPGVRQKAVPFELRHFTPHRMEELAAIHPEVTLEDIATIMRAEFRDVGADLDAVVSEIIRVDLEDPVDRLRRQIEEVDSPHMGLRILQRAVPETGPDVWPMLREQDKVQLLRAHYRTIMSLCCPMPPGSAGVLLDLVEADKLEIVAGLQNITPNPEAGFDVVTAEGHEFTADRVISAVNASEGRIPTSAAPLVTSLMRSRVASRHPHGGLHIARPTSQLTTNGRPDPRLYGLGNIAAGSLFFTFGIPSLVDRSQDIVGAILQHAETVTAATQENEDVLLTV, from the coding sequence ATGTCCCGTGGATTCTCGATCGGTATCGTCGGAGGAGGCGCGGCTGCAGTCTGCTTGATCGACGCGTTGTCGCGAACACAAAGCGAACCGGGCAGCCTCACGGTCTTCGAACCGTCACCGCACCTGTGGCGCGGGCGGGCCTACCAGGTCGACACCGAGACCCTCAAGGTCAACGCGACCCCCGACGACATGTCCGTGCGCGCCGGCGACCTCCAGCACTTCGAGAACTGGCTGGAGACGCGGGACAAGGTCATAGGGGTCCGCACCGGAGTCGACCGCTGGTCCGGGAGCCGCTTCGCCCCCCGGACCGTCTACGGCGAGTACCTGGAGCAGACGGCCTACGCCGCGCTCGGCGAACTGCGCCGCCAGGGCTGGCGGGTCGACCTCGTCGGCGAGGGCGTCACCTCCGCGAGCCGCGCCGCCAACCGGGTCCTGCTGCGCACGGGCAACGGCCGGGCGCGTGCCTTCGACTACGCCATCCTGTGCGTCGGCGGCGACAGCCCCAAGGACGTCTACGGTCTGGGCAGCACCCCCGGCTTCGTCGGCGACCCGTACCCGATCGTCAACAAGCTGGCGGACGTCGGCGAGCGGGAGCACGTCGCGATCATCGGCAGCGGCCTGACCGCCATCGACATCATCCTGTCGCTGGCCGCCCAGGGACACCAGGGCAAGATCAGCCTGCTGTCCCGGCGCGGCGTCCTGCCCGGGGTGCGGCAGAAGGCGGTCCCCTTCGAGCTGCGTCACTTCACCCCGCACCGGATGGAGGAGCTGGCCGCGATCCACCCCGAGGTCACCCTCGAGGACATCGCCACCATCATGCGGGCCGAGTTCCGCGATGTCGGCGCCGACCTCGACGCGGTGGTCTCGGAGATCATCCGCGTCGACCTGGAGGACCCGGTCGACCGGCTGCGCCGGCAGATCGAAGAGGTCGACTCCCCCCACATGGGCCTGCGCATCCTCCAGCGCGCCGTCCCCGAGACCGGCCCCGACGTCTGGCCGATGCTGCGCGAACAGGACAAGGTCCAGCTGCTGCGCGCCCACTACCGCACGATCATGAGCCTGTGCTGCCCCATGCCGCCCGGCAGCGCCGGAGTCCTCCTCGACCTCGTCGAGGCGGACAAGCTGGAGATCGTCGCCGGACTGCAGAACATCACCCCGAACCCCGAGGCCGGCTTCGACGTCGTCACCGCCGAGGGACACGAGTTCACGGCCGACCGCGTCATCAGCGCGGTCAACGCCTCCGAGGGGCGCATCCCCACCAGCGCCGCGCCCCTGGTCACTTCGCTGATGCGCAGCCGCGTCGCCAGCCGCCACCCCCACGGCGGCCTGCACATAGCGCGTCCGACCAGCCAGCTCACCACCAACGGCCGGCCCGACCCGCGCCTGTACGGGCTCGGCAACATCGCCGCCGGCTCGCTCTTCTTCACCTTCGGCATCCCCTCCCTGGTCGACCGGAGCCAGGACATCGTCGGCGCGATCCTGCAGCACGCCGAGACCGTCACGGCCGCGACCCAGGAGAACGAGGACGTCCTGCTCACGGTCTAG
- a CDS encoding NAD(P)-dependent oxidoreductase has protein sequence MNILLFGASGHIGSAIAGELLSRGHAVTGVTRTGEIAGNSHEGLKVIAGDATNADTVAELSAAGYDAVASAVGPKLGVDDDHKIIVGAANALIEGLTRSGVRRVVVLGGAGSLEVSPGVKVIDNPNFPAMWKQNALAQSEALALYRQAGSLDWTFISPAAQIEPGERTGTYRVGGEQLLVDAEGKSQISIADYAVAFADVLERGDAIQARITVAY, from the coding sequence ATGAACATCCTGCTTTTCGGAGCCAGCGGGCACATCGGCAGCGCCATCGCGGGCGAACTGCTCTCCCGCGGCCACGCCGTCACCGGCGTGACCCGCACCGGCGAGATCGCGGGCAACAGCCACGAAGGCCTGAAGGTGATCGCCGGTGACGCCACCAACGCCGACACCGTGGCCGAACTGTCCGCGGCGGGCTACGACGCCGTCGCCTCGGCCGTCGGCCCCAAGCTCGGCGTCGACGACGACCACAAGATCATCGTCGGTGCGGCCAACGCGCTCATCGAGGGCCTGACCCGCAGCGGCGTACGCCGCGTCGTGGTCCTCGGCGGCGCCGGCAGCCTGGAGGTCTCCCCGGGCGTCAAGGTCATCGACAACCCGAACTTCCCGGCCATGTGGAAGCAGAACGCCCTCGCCCAGAGCGAGGCGCTCGCCCTCTACCGCCAGGCCGGCTCCCTGGACTGGACGTTCATCTCCCCCGCCGCCCAGATCGAGCCCGGTGAGCGCACCGGGACCTATCGCGTCGGCGGTGAGCAGCTCCTGGTGGACGCCGAAGGCAAGAGCCAGATCAGCATCGCTGACTACGCGGTCGCCTTCGCGGACGTACTGGAGCGCGGCGACGCGATCCAGGCCCGCATCACCGTCGCCTACTGA